The Phoenix dactylifera cultivar Barhee BC4 chromosome 9, palm_55x_up_171113_PBpolish2nd_filt_p, whole genome shotgun sequence genome window below encodes:
- the LOC103722697 gene encoding T-complex protein 1 subunit delta encodes MAASVTASVPAARASSSKTESYVDNKRRDDVRQANIVSARAVADAVRTSLGPKGMDKMIASASGEVIITNDGATILNKMEVLQPAAKMLVDLSRSQDAAAGDGTTTVVVLAGSLLRRSLSLLSAGIHPTVVSDALHRLSVRAVDVLHGMAIPLDLSDRDSLVKSAATSLNSKVVSQYSSLLAPLAVDAVLSVVDPAHPDLVDLRDVKIVKKLGGTVDDTELVKGLVFDKKASHSAGGPARVENAKIAVIQFQISPPKTDIEQSIVVSDYTQMDRILREERNYILGMVKKIKATGCNVLLIQKSILRDAVTDLSLHYLAKAKILVVKDVERDEIEFITKTLNCLPIANIEHFREEKLGFADLVEEVSVGDGKIVKITGIKNMGRTTIVLVRGSNQLVIDEAERSLHDALCVVRCLVNKRFLIAGGGAPEIEMSRQLGAWAKELQGMESYCVKEFAEALEVIPYTLAENAGLNPIAIVTELRNRHAQGEINTGINVRKGQITNILEENVVQPLLVSTSAITLATECVRMILKIDDIITVR; translated from the exons ATGGCGGCCTCCGTCACCGCGTCCGTCCCCGCAGCCCGCGCCTCCTCCTCGAAGACGGAGAGCTACGTCGACAACAAGCGGCGCGACGACGTCCGTCAGGCCAACATTGTCTCCGCCCGCGCGGTGGCGGATGCGGTGCGGACCAGCCTCGGCCCCAAGGGCATGGATAAGATGATCGCCTCCGCCTCCGGCGAGGTCATCATTACCAACGACGGCGCCACCATCCTCAACAAGATGGAGGTCCTCCAGCCCGCCGCCAAGATGCTCGTCGATCTGTCCCGCTCCCAGGACGCCGCCGCCGGCGACGGTACCACCACCGTCGTCGTCCTCGCCGGCTCCCTCCTCcgccgctccctctccctcctttcCGCCGGCATACACCCCACTGTCGTCTCCGACGCTCTCCACCGCCTCTCCGTCCGCGCCGTCGACGTCCTCCACGGCATGGCCATCCCCCTCGACCTCTCCGACCGTGACTCCCTCGTCAAGTCTGCCGCTACCTCCCTCAACAGCAAGGTCGTCAGCCAGTACTCCTCCCTCCTCGCTCCCCTCGCCGTCGACGCTGTCCTATCCGTCGTCGACCCCGCCCACCCCGATCTCGTCGACCTCCGCGATGTCAAGATTGTCAAGAAGCTCGGCGGCACCGTAGATGACACCGAGCTTGTCAAAGGCCTCGTCTTTGATAAGAAGGCCAGCCATTCTGCCGGAGGCCCTGCCCGTGTGGAGAATGCGAAGATCGCCGTCATCCAGTTCCAGATCTCCCCACCTAAGACCGACATCGAGCAGAGCATCGTCGTCTCCGACTATACTCAGATGGACCGCATCCTCAGGGAGGAACGTAACTATATTCTTGGGATGGTGAAAAAGATTAAGGCCACCGGCTGCAATGTGCTTCTCATCCAGAAGAGCATTCTCAGGGATGCTGTGACTGACCTCTCGCTGCACTACTTGGCCAAGGCCAAGATTTTGGTGGTCAAGGATGTGGAGAGGGACGAGATCGAGTTCATCACGAAGACGCTGAACTGCCTGCCTATCGCCAATATCGAGCATTTCCGGGAGGAGAAGCTGGGGTTTGCTGACTTGGTGGAGGAAGTCTCGGTCGGCGATGGGAAGATTGTGAAGATCACGGGGATCAAGAACATGGGGAGGACCACGATTGTGCTTGTCCGGGGCTCGAATCAGCTCGTCATTGACGAGGCTGAGCGGAGCCTTCACGATGCCCTCTGTGTTGTCAG ATGCTTGGTGAATAAGAGATTTCTGATTGCTGGTGGGGGTGCACCAGAAATTGAGATGTCAAGGCAGCTAGGAGCATGGGCAAAGGAACTGCAAGGGATGGAGAGCTACTGTGTAAAGGAGTTCGCAGAGGCACTGGAGGTCATTCCCTACACGTTGGCCGAGAATGCAGGGCTAAATCCAATAGCCATCGTGACGGAGCTAAGGAACCGGCATGCCCAGGGTGAAATCAATACTGGAATTAATGTGAGGAAGGGTCAGATAACAAACATATTGGAGGAGAATGTTGTGCAGCCATTATTGGTTAGTACTAGTGCAATTACACTAGCAACCGAATGTGTGAGGATGATCTTGAAGATTGATGACATAATCACTGTGAGGTAG
- the LOC103722777 gene encoding WAT1-related protein At3g18200: MRGESRVSGKMKLLIAVLALQFCYAGFHIVSRAALNIGVSKVVFPVYRNIIALVLLAPFAYFLEKKDRPPLSFSLLVQFFLLALCGITANQGFYLLGLYYLSPTYASAIQNSVPAITFAMAAALRLEQLKIKRRYGLAKVVGTVVSVGGATIITLYKGPPLLHHPAHIKLGAISSVDPILNWTLGCIYILGNCIAWSGWMVLQVPVLKKYPARLSLTTFTCFFGLIQFMIVAAFTENDIERWKVHSGEELFTILYAGLVASGAAFSLQTWCIDTGGPLFAAVFQPVQTVMVAILSATIFGDQLYSGGIIGSILITVGLYFVLWGKSQEKKASNQEMEKDLTRHLLEEEDSHKYVAAVAEIP, from the exons ATGAGGGGAGAGTCCCGAGTCTCGGGGAAGATGAAGCTTCTTATTGCTGTTCTGGCACTCCAGTTCTGCTATGCAGGATTTCACATTGTTTCTAGAGCTGCACTCAACATTGGTGTGAGCAAAGTTGTGTTTCCAGTATATAGGAACATCATTGCTTTGGTCTTGTTGGCCCCCTTTGCTTACTTTCTAGAGAA GAAAGACAGGCCGCCTCTCAGCTTTTCTTTGCTTGTTcagttctttcttcttgcattaTGTGG GATAACCGCAAACCAAGGATTTTATCTCTTGGGTTTGTATTATTTATCTCCAACTTATGCTTCTGCCATACAGAATTCAGTTCCAGCAATCACCTTTGCTATGGCAGCTGCTCTAAG GCTTGAGCAACTCAAAATTAAAAGGAGATATGGGCTGGCGAAGGTGGTGGGAACAGTAGTTAGTGTTGGAGGTGCCACCATTATTACTCTTTACAAGGGCCCTCCTCTGCTGCATCACCCAGCACACATCAAACTGGGAGCCATTTCATCAGTCGACCCAATACTCAACTGGACCTTGGGTTGCATCTATATCCTTGGTAATTGCATTGCTTGGTCTGGTTGGATGGTGCTTCAG GTTCCAGTGCTGAAGAAGTACCCAGCAAGGCTCTCGCTTACTACATTCACCTGCTTCTTTGGGCTGATTCAATTCATGATAGTAGCAGCCTTCACAGAGAATGACATTGAGAGGTGGAAAGTCCATTCAGGAGAAGAGCTCTTCACGATTCTCTATGCA GGTCTTGTGGCATCAGGGGCTGCCTTCTCTCTTCAGACATGGTGTATAGACACAGGAGGACCTCTTTTTGCTGCGGTCTTCCAACCAGTTCAGACAGTCATGGTGGCCATCTTGTCAGCCACTATATTTGGTGATCAATTATACTCAGGAGG gATCATTGGATCTATCCTTATCACGGTAGGTCTTTACTTTGTCCTGTGGGGTAAAAGTCAGGAGAAGAAGGCAAGCAACCAAGAGATGGAAAAGGACCTGACAAggcatctccttgaagaagagGACTCGCATAAATATGTTGCAGCAGTTGCTGAGATCCCATGA
- the LOC108511071 gene encoding fructose-bisphosphate aldolase 3, chloroplastic-like — protein MASVKLSSAASQWVSGRKQLDRGASIRPAFRRVSVPVVRAGSYTDELVQTAKSIASPGRGILAIDESNATCGKRLASIGLDNTEANRQAYRQLLLTTRGLGDYISGAILFEETLYQSTTDGKKFVDCLCEEKIVPGIKVDKGLVPLPGSNNESWCQGLDGLASRCAEYYKQGARFAKWRTVVSIPCGPSALAVKEAAWGLARYAAIAQDNGLVPIVEPEVLLDGDHPIERTLEVAENVWAEVFYYLAQNDVVPEGILLKPSMVTPGAEHKEKASPETIAKFTLKLLNRRVPPAVPGIMFLSGGQSEMEATLNLNAMNQGPNPWHVSFSYARALQNTVLKTWQGRPENVEAAQKALLVRAKANSLAQLGRYSAQGESEEAKKGMFQKGYTY, from the exons ATGGCGTCGGTGAAGCTGAGTTCTGCGGCGAGCCAGTGGGTCAGCGGCCGGAAGCAGTTGGACCGGGGGGCGTCCATCCGGCCGGCGTTCAGGCGGGTCTCCGTGCCGGTGGTCAGGGCCGGGTCCTACACTGACGAGCTCGTTCAGACCGCC AAATCTATTGCTTCCCCTGGACGTGGAATCCTTGCAATAGATGAATCAAATGCTACATGTGGGAAGAGGCTTGCTTCAATTGGGTTGGACAATACAGAAGCAAATCGCCAAGCTTACAGACAGCTTTTGCTGACAACTCGTGGTTTAGGTGACTATATCTCTGGCGCCATTCTTTTTGAGGAAACACTTTACCAGTCCACAACAGATGGAAAGAAGTTTGTAGATTGTCTGTGTGAGGAGAAAATAGTCCCGGGTATTAAAGTTGACAAG GGTCTGGTTCCCTTACCAGGATCAAATAATGAATCTTGGTGCCAAGGTTTGGATGGACTGGCTTCAAGATGTGCTGAATATTACAAGCAAGGGGCGCGTTTTGCTAAGTG GCGAACTGTAGTTAGCATTCCTTGTGGTCCTTCTGCCCTAGCTGTTAAGGAGGCTGCCTGGGGGCTTGCACGTTATGCTGCTATTGCTCAG GACAATGGGCTTGTGCCAATAGTGGAACCTGAGGTTCTCCTTGATGGAGACCACCCTATTGAAAGGACCCTTGAAGTGGCAGAGAATGTCTGGGCAGAAGTATTCTACTATCTTGCCCAAAATGATGTGGTGCCTGAGGGCATTCTTCTGAAACCCAGTATGGTGACCCCAGGTGCTGAACACAAGGAGAAGGCATCTCCTGAGACCATTGCCAAGTTCACTCTCAAATTGTTGAACAGGAGGGTACCACCTGCAGTTCCTGGAATCATG TTTCTGTCGGGAGGGCAGTCCGAAATGGAAGCAACATTGAACTTGAATGCAATGAACCAAGGCCCCAATCCATGGCATGTCTCTTTCTCATATGCACGAGCTCTTCAAAATACTGTCTTGAAGACATGGCAGGGGCGTCCAGAGAATGTGGAAGCTGCACAGAAAGCACTCTTGGTGCGTGCCAAGGCCAACTCTCTTGCTCAGCTTGGTCGCTACTCTGCCCAGGGTGAGAGCGAGGAGGCCAAGAAAGGAATGTTCCAAAAAGGTTACACCTACTAA